The following DNA comes from Streptomyces sp. Ag109_O5-10.
GTGAAGTAGAACGCCACCAGAGCGGCCCCCAGCAGGATGATCCCGGCGTACAGGGTGGGGCGCAGGGCGCGGTCGGTGAGCGGGCCGGCGACGAGGGTGCCGACGGTCATGCCGACGCCGTAGAGGGCGAGGACCCAGGTGGTCGAGGCGTCGGAGAGGCCCGTCAGGTGCGTCAGCATGGGGACGAGGTAGCTGTAGACGGCGAAGAAGCCGCCGAACCCGACGACGGCGGTGGCCAGGCCGATGAAGACCTGCCGGTTGCCCATCGCGCGCAGTTCCTGCCGGATGCCGGCCTGCGGGCCGCGCGGCTGGTGGGGTACGAGCAGGGCGAGGGCGAGGAGCGCCACCAGGCCTATGACGGCGACCGCGCAGTAGGCGTACCGCCACCCCAGGTGCTGGCCGAGGGCGGTGCCGGCGGGGACGCCGACGATGTTGGCGATGGTGAGGCCGAGGAAGACCCGGGAGACGGCGCGTGCCGCGCGGTCGGCGGCGACCAGCCGGGAGGCGACGACGGCGCCCACGCCGAACAGGGCGCCGTGCGGCAGTCCGGCGAGGAAGCGGGCGGCGAACAGCAGGCCGAAGTTCGGGGCGAGCGCGGACGCCGTGTTGCCGACGACGAAGAGCCCGGTCAGCAGGAGCAGCAGCCGCTTGTGGGGCACGCGGGCGCCGATGCCGGTGAGCAGGGGGGCGCCGACGACGACGCCGAGGGCGTACGCCGAGACGAGGTTGCCGGCGTGCGGCACCGACACCCCGACGCCGTCCGCGATCTGGGGCAGCAGACCCATGGTGGCGAACTCGGTGGTGCCGATGCCGAACGTGACGACGGCAAGGGCAAGCAGAGCCAGAGGCATGATGAGCGGGGGAACCTTTCGGGGACGGCGGGTCCGGGAGGGGTGGCCGACGGAACCGGACGGTTGCTTCGCCCTCCGTGGCCGGCCGTACCGAGCGCCCTTGCCCAGCCCACCCCCTTGAACGTTGCAGCTGGATGCGGCGAACGCGCATTCCTGATCAGGGTGATGAGGCGGGGTGACCTCTGTCACGTGCAGCGGTGGCGAGCGGGCCTACTGCCCCGCGGTGGCCCGCCGGCACCGCGCGCACAGTCCCCACCAGGTGATCTCGGCCTCGTCGACGGCGAATCCCCGGTCCTCGTCGGGGGTGAGGCACGGTGCCACGCCGACGCTGCAGTCGACGTCCTCGATCAGACCGCAGCGGCGGCAGACGAGATGGTGGTGGTTGTCGCCGACGCGCAGCTCGTAGCGGGCGGGTGAGCCGGCGGGCTCGATGCAGCGGACGAGCTGGGCCTTGGTCAGGTCCTCCAGCACGTTGTACAGGCCCTGCCGGGAGAGACCGCCGCCCTCGGCGCGGTCCGTGCCGATGCGGGACTCCAGGTCGGCCGCCGTGGAGTGCGGATGACCCTGCAGAGCGGTGAGAACGGCCCTGCGCTGGGCCGTGCTGCGCAGGCCCTTGCGTCTGAGCAGGTCGCTCGCAAGCTGCTCCATGGTCATGTCGCTCTCCTGCGGCACAGCGGCCGTTCCGCCCCGGGGGGACGATACAACCAGAGGTGACCCGGTCGGTTCTAGGCGGCCTCGGCCGTACGGCAGGTGCCGCAGACCAGGCGCCGGGACGGGAGGACGCTCGTCATGGGGATCACCCCGACGGGACGCTGGACGGTGGTCCGCAGGACCTGCGCGTGGTCGGCGCAGGTGAAGAGGCCGCAACGGGTGCAGGCGCCGATCCCGTTGCTCTCGTGGCGTCCCGACTGGGCGCAGTCGTAACAGTGCATGTCCTTCTCCCGATGAGGTCGGCCCCCTCGCCTCGCGCGGTGAGGTGGGGTGACGGCTGTGCACCGAAGGGCTCCCGCCACCTCGACGCGTCCACCTCGGCACATATCGACCCTAGTGCGCCAGTTTTGACAGAGTCAAATGTAGGAGGCGGGTCGGAGCCTCTGGACCGCCGGAACTTGTTCACCTACTGTCTAGACATGCCTGGACAGGTTCACAAGCATCATCGCATCGCCCGTGTGCTCGCCGACGAGATCCGAGCGGGGGTCCATGCCGACGGCAGCAGACTCCCCGGCGAGCACGCACTCACCGAGCGGTTCGGCGTCAGCCGCACCACCCTCAGGCAGGCCCTGCAGGTTCTCGGCGAGGAGGGCCTCATCGCCACCCACGCGGGCATCGGCTCGTTCGTCACCTTCGACGGGGCGCCGCTCGACAACCGCCTGGGCTGGACCCGGGCCCTGGCCGCGCAGGGCACCGAGCTCACGACGGAGATCCTCCGCTTCGAGGAGACCACCGATCCGGAGCTGGCCGCACGGCTCGCGCTCGCCTCCGACGTGTTCCTCGCCCTGGACCGGGTCAGGCGGCTGCCCGACGGGCAGGGCGTGTCGCTGGAGCGCAGCCGGGTGCCGGTCACCGAGTCCCTGGCCGGACTGCCGGAGCGCGGTCTCGACGGCGGTTCACTCAGCCGCGAGCTGATCGCGGCGGGCCGGGTCAGCGACTCCGGCGAGGGTGTGGTCTCGGTCCGCGGGCTCACGGAGGCCGAGGCGGCCGTACTGCACCGCTCCCCCGGCGAATCCTTCCTCCGCCTCGACCAGGTGTACCGGGCCGCCGACGGCTCGGTGGTCGAGCAGGTCGGCAGTCTGCTCGACCCCGCCCGCTTCGAACTGCACGTCCGCTCCGGCAACGGGGGCCGCTCGTGACCGGCCGGCTCGACCGCGCCCTGGGCGCGTTCTACGGACTCGCCCTCGGTGACGCCCTCGGGATGCCCACGCAGGTGATGTCCAGGCCGGACGTCGTACGGGTGTACGGCACCGTGACCGGCTTCGAGGCCGCCCGTCCGGACAACCCGGTCAGCGCGGGCATGCCCGCCGGGTCCGTCACCGACGACACCGACCAGGCCGTGATCGTCGGCCGGCTCCTCGTCGAGGGACACGGCCGGATCGATCCGCTGCGGCTCGCCCACGAACTGCTCGACTGGGAGAAGGAGATGAAGGCCAAGGGCTCCTTCGACCTCCTCGGCCCGTCCACCAAGGCCGCGCTGGACGCGGTCGCCCGCGGTGTCCCGCCGCACGAGGCGGGCCGCACCGGTACGACCAACGGCGCCGCGATGCGCGTCACCCCGGTGGGGATCGCCTTCGCCGCCGACCCGCTCGGCCCGTTCGTCGACCGGGTCGTCGAGTCCTGCCAGGTCACCCACGACACCACCATCGGCATCGCCGGCGCGGCCGCCGTGGCGGCGGCCGTCAGCACGGGGGTCGGCGGCGGCTCGCTCGACGAGGCCGTCACCGCCGCCGTGGCCGCCGCGCGGGCCGGCGCGCGGCGCGGGCACTGGATCGCCGGGGCGGACGTCGCCGCCCGGATCGAGTGGGCGTGGGAGCTGGTGCACGGCCTCGACGAGGCCGAGGCGCTGGACCGGGTCGTGGCGCTCGTCGGCACCAGCGTGGCGAGCCAGGAGTCGGTGCCCGCCGCGTTCGCGGTGCTCGCCCTGGCGGACGGCGACCCGTGGCGGACCGCGCTGCTCGCCGCCAACCTCGGCGGGGACAGCGACACCATCGGGGCGATCGCCGGTGCCGTAGCCGGTTCGGTCGCCGGGTTCTCCGCGCTGCCCGCCGAGGCCGTCCGCACCCTTCGCACCGTCAACTCCCTGGAGCTGGAGCCGCTGACGGCCCAGCTCCTCGCCCACCGCTGAACCGCCCCTCACCCGCGCCGGCCGGCCGGCGCCCTGCCCCGCCATCCGCTCTTCCGCACCCAGCAAGGAGGTTCCGTCATGGCCGTTTCGAAGACGAACGATCGCGTCGGTACCGTCGAGACCCGTGGGATCGAACCGGTCCCCGACAGTGAACGGCGCGGTCACGCCGGCCAGATGTTCTGGACCTGGTTCGCCGCCAACATCAGCATCCTCGGGCTGCCGCTGGGTGCCACCCTGGTGGCGTTCCGCGGCCTGGACATCTGGCAGGCGGTCCTCGTGGCCGTTCTCGGATCCTTCGGGTCCTTCGCGCTCGTCGGCGCCCTGAGCCTGGCCGGCAAGAAGGGCGGCGCCCCGGCGCTCACCCTGTCCCGTGCGGTCTTCGGGCAGCGGGGCAACGCGGGGCCGACCCTGATCACCTGGCTGAGCCGGGTCGGCTGGGAGACCATCTCCACGACCACCGCGGCCTACGCGCTGCTGGCACTCCTCGACACCGCCTTCGGGGTCCGGCAGAACACCGCGCTCACCGTGGTCTGCCTGCTGGTCTTCATCGCCTGCACGCTCCTGATCAGCGGCCTGGGCCACGCCACCATCATGTGGATCAACAAGTGGGCCACGGTCGGCTTCGGCGTCCTGAACCTGGTCGTCATGGGCTTCCTGGTCTCGACCGTCGACTGGTCCAAGGTCCTCGACGCCCCGGCGGGGCCCACCAGCGCGGTGGTCGCCGGGGTGGGCTTCATCGCCTCCGGCACGGGCATCGGCTGGGCCAACGCCGGTGCGGACTACGCCCGCTATCTGCCGCGCGCGATCCCGGGCCGGCGCCTCGTGGTGGCCTCGGCGTTCGGCGCGGGCATCCCGCTGGTGCTGCTGATCTCGCTCGGCTCGCTGCTCTCCGCGGGCGACCGGACACTCGCCGGCGCCTCCGACCCGGTCGCCGCGATCAACGCGATGCTGCCCTCCTGGATGGCGATCCCGTACCTGGTCGCGGCCTTCGGCGGGCTGCTGATGTCGAACCACCTCTCCACGTACTCGGCGGGGCTCACGATGATCACCCTCGGCCTGCGGGTGCCGCGCGCGTACGCGGTCGCGCTCGACGTCGTGCTGATGTTCGCGGGCGGTATCTACTTCATGCTGGTCGCCGACGATTTCTACGGGCCGTTCTCGACGTTCCTGACGCTGCTGGCCGTGCCCATCTCGGCCTGGATCGGAGTGATCGCGGTGGACTCGCTGCGCGGCCGCACCTACGACCCGCCGGCCCTGATGGACACCACCCGGTCCAGCGCCTACTGGTACTCGGCCGGCTTCCGGCTGCCCGCGGTCCTCGGCTGGGCGCTCGCCATCGTCGCCGGCCTGCTCTTCACCAAGGCCTCGACGAGCGCGGACGACGTCTGGTTCGCGGGGCCGCTCAGCGACACCTGGTTCGGTGTCAACGGCCTCGGCTGGGCGGTGTCGATGGCCGTCGGCGCGGCGGTGTACGGCCTGTGCGGCAGGCGCGGCACGGCCACCCCGGGGGACAGCGGCGAACCCGTCGCCGCCCGCCTCCAGGGAGCCGGCCGGTGAACCGGCGGATCGTGCTCGCCGGGAACGTGATCGCCGACGTGGTGATCGAGATTCCCGCGCTGCCCGAACGTGGCGGCGACGTGCTGGGCACGCACAGCCGGACGACCACGGGCGGCGGTTTCAACACGCTGGTGGCCGCCCGCCGGCTGGGCGCGGAGGCCGTGTACGCCGGTCTGCACGGCACCGGACCGCACGGCGACCTGGTGCGCGCGGCACTGGCCGCCGAGGAGATCGGGACGCTGCTGCCCGCCCGCACCGACCGCGACACCGGCTTCACCGTGGCCCTGGTCGACTCCGGCGGCGAACGCACCTTCGTGACCAGCTTCGGGGCCGAGGCCACCCTGGCCCCGGCCGACCTGACGGCCGTGGGGGCCCAGCTGCGCCCCGACGACCTCGTCCAGCTCTCCGGGTACGGGCTGGCCCTGCCGGGCAACGGCCCGCTGCTGTCCGGGCTGACCGCCGTACTGCCCGCCGGCAGCACCCTCTGCCTCGATCCGGGACCGCTGGTCGCCGACATCCCCGAGCATGTCCTCGCCCCTGTTCTGGCCCGCACCGACTGGCTCAGCGCCAACGCCCGCGAGGCCCGCATCATGACCGGGCACGAGGATCCCCGTACCGCGGCGGCGGCCCTCGTGCGGCGGCTGTCCCCTGGGGCGGGAGTGCTCGTCCGGGCCGACAAGGACGGCTGCTGGCTGGCCGCCCCCGGGCGGTCGCCCGTGCATGTACCGGGCTTCCCGGTCACCGCCGTGGACAGCAACGGCGCGGGCGACGCGCACGTCGGCGCGTTCCTCGCCCTGCTCGGCCAGGGGTTCGACCCGCTGACGGCCGCGCACGGCGCCAACGCGGCGGCGGCCTTCGCGGTGACCCGGCGCGGTCCCGCCACGGCGCCCGACCGGGCGGAACTGGCCGCGTTCCTGGCCGACGACCCGCTCGCCGCGCAACTCTCCTGATCCGTGGGGGACTTGACGAGACTCCGTGCCGTCACCGGGAAGACAGCCGTGCCACCGGTTCGTTGAACGCGAAGCCGCGTCCGGTGCGGCCGGCCGGGGCTCGTCGGCCAGGGCTTCTCTCTGCGAGGAAGAGCGGTGATCAGGCGATGAAGGCGGTGCGGTTCCACGCGTACGGCGGGATCGATGTGCTGCGGGTGGAGGAGGTCGAGCGGCCGGTGCCGGGTCCCGGGCAGGTGCTCGTCGAGGTCCGCGCGGCTGGGATCCAGCCCGGTGAGGTGATGATCCGCGAGGGTGCCCGGCACGGACGCTGGCCCGCTGTTTTCCCCTCCGGGCAGGGCAGCGACCTGGCCGGTGTCGTGGTCGCGGCCGGTCCCGAGGTGCGCGGCTTCGCGGTGGGCGACGAGGTCCTCGGATTCACTCACAACCGGGCGAGCCACGCGGAGTACGTCGTGGCCGAGGACGTCAATCTGGTGTCCCGTCCGGAGGGACTGCCGTGGGAGGTGGCCGGGTCGCTGTACGTGGCCGGCACCACCGCGTACGCGACCGTGTTCGCGGTCGACCCCAGGCCGGCGGAGACCGTCGTGGTCTCCGGCGCGGCCGGTGGCGTCGGGGCACTCGCCGTACAGCTCGCGCGACGGCGCGGCGCGAAAGTCGTCGGGCTGGCGAGCGAGGCGAACCACGCCTGGCTGACGGCCCACGGCGTCGTGCCGGTGGTGTACGGGCAGGGGGCGGCCGACCGGATCCGCGAGGCCGCCGGGGGCGGGGGCGTCGACGCGTTCATCGACACCTTCGGCGACGGTTACGTGGACATGGCCGTGGAGCTGGGGGTGCGGCCCGAACGGATCAACACCATCCGGGACTGGCCGGCCGCGGCCCGGGTCGGCGCCCGGACCTACGGGGAGGGGTCGGCCGCGTCCGCGGTCGTGGTCGGCGAGCTCGCACGGCTCGCCGCCCGGGGCGAGCTGGACGTGCCGATCGCCCGCGTCTACCCGCTGGAGCAGGTGCGGGAGGCGTTCCGTGACCTGGAACGCCAGCACGCCCGGGGCAAGATCGTGCTCCGGCCGTAGCGCCCGGTCCGCGGCGGCGGACGCTCCGGGGCTGAGCGGGCCGGGCGCAGCAGGCATGCTGGAACCATGATGGTGCTCGCCGTGCTCTTCGCCGTCCTGGGTGCCGTCAGCAACGCGGCGGGCACGGCTTTCCAGCGCAAGGCCGCGTCCACCGTGCCCGGCCGGAGCGGACTGCGCCTGCTGCTGGTGCTCATGCGGCGGCCGGCCTGGGCGGTCGGTATCGCCGGAGTGGCGGGGGCCGCGGTCTTCCAGGCGCTCGCCCTGGTCAACGGGCCCATGGCGCTGGTCCAGCCGCTGTTCATGCTGGAGTTGCCGTGCGCACTGCTGATCGCCGTGCCGCTGATGCATCGCAGGCCGAGTCCTGAGGGATGGCGGACGATCGCCGTGGTGGTGGCCGGACTGGCCCTGCTGCTCGCGTCGGCCGCCCCGTCCGGCGGCCGGCAGCAGGCGTCCATGCAGCGCTGGGTCCCGGTCCTCGCTCTCGCCCTCGGCGCCATCGGCGTCACCGTGCTGCTCGTACGGTCCTCGTCGTCGCCGCTGTTCCGCGCGGCGGCCCTGGCCACGGGGGCCGCGATCGGCAACGCGCTGACCGCGGCGCTCATGAAGTCGGCCACCGGACGCCTCGCCGACGACGGCCTGGCCGCTTTTCTCAGCGCCTGGCAGACCTACGGCTTCGCGCTCACCGGGATCGCGGCGCTGCTGCTCCTGGAGAACGCGCTGCAGGCCGGTCCCCTCGTCGCCTCCCAGCCCGCGCTGACCATCGGCGACGCCGCGGTGAGCCTGCTCCTCGGCGTCACCCTCTTCGACGAGTCGGTCCGCACCGGATGGTGGCTGCTGCCCGAGGTGGCCGGGGCCGGTCTGATCCTGTGGGGCGTGACCCGGCTGACCCGCGTCGTACCCCACCTCGTCGACGTCATGCGGTGAGGGGCGGGACGGTACGTCCGACGGCCGGCCGCGCCTGCGACACCGGGCGGCTCGCGGCAGATCGGTGGCTGTTGCACGGGCCGCTGTCCGGGACGCCGACGACCGGTGCGATGATCATAGGGTGGGGCTGGAAGAACTCGTTCGGCGCCGGACGCGCCGACCCGTCACGCCGTGATCCGGCGTCCCTGACCACCGAGTAGACCTTCCAGATCCCCGGAAAGGGAAACACCGTGTCCGTGTTCCAGCGCATCCTGGTCGCCGTCGATCCCAGCCCCGCCCGCCACTCCGCCGTGCGGCTGGCCGGCGAGCTGGCCCGGCTGACGAACGCCGAGGTCCGCGTCGTACACGTCATCGCCTCCGCCGCCTCCGTCACCGCGATCATGCCCCTGGAGGAGGACGCCGAGGCCAAGGCAGTCCTCGACGAGGCTCTGACGGCCCTGCGCGAACAGGGCGTCAAGGCCGGGGGAACCCTCGTCAGGGGGCTGACCACCCAGGTCGCGACCACCATCGCCGACACCGCCGAGGAGTTCGCGGCCGACCTCATCGTGCTGAGCCCCCACCACCGGAGCGCCGTCGAGGCGCTGTTCGACCCGCGGGTCAGCGACGCCGTGGCGCACCGCACCAACACGGCGATCCTGCTGGCGCCGGAGGGCCACGAGGAGGCCTGACCGGCCGCACCGGCCATCGCGCCCCCGGGGGCCCGCCGCGGATTCGTCGTCCGTGACGGGCCCCCGGGGCGCTGGAGGTGCCGCGACACGCCGGCTGCCGTCTGCGGGGCCGTTGTGGCGGTCGCGCATCCCGGCGCCGGGCTAGCGGCGGCGCCAGGGAAGTGCCTCCTGTTCGTCGGTGTCGGCGTCGATGCGCTGAAGGGCCGCGTTGACGGCCTCGCCGATGGCGGCGAACTGGGTGACCTGCTCGGGGGTGAGGGCGTCGAAGACGGCTCGGCGTACCGCCTCGACATGGCCGGGAGCCGCACGCTCCAGGAGGCTCATGCCGGCCGGGGTGAGGACCGCGTGCTGGTTACGGCGGTTGACGGGGTCCTCGCGGCGGTCGACGTAGCCGGCCTCCTGGAGGCGGGTCACGGCGTGGGTGAGCCGGCTTCTGGTGATCTTCAGCCGTTCGGCCAGCTCGGACATGGTCAGGCTGTGGTCCTCGACCGAGGACAGGTTGGCGAGGAGGGAGTAGTCGGCGTGGGTCATCCCCGCGTCGCGCCGCAGCTGGCGGTTCAGGTGGTCGGACAGGTGCGTGGAGAACTGGACGTAGGCGAGCCACGCCCGTCGTTCCTCGGGGTTCAGCCAGCGTGGCGTCGTGGTCATGGGCGCAGCCTAACCAGTGACGTTTGAATGCTCAAACCTCCGTGGACGGCGCCGGTTCAGGCCCCGACGTACTCCGCGAGGTGCTGGGCGGTGAGGGTGGAGCGGGCGGTCACCAGGTCGGCCGGGGTGCCCTCGAAGACGATGCGGCCGCCGTCGTGGCCGGCGCCCGGGCCGAGGTCGATGATCCAGTCGGCGTGGGCCATGACCGCCTGGTGGTGCTCGACGACGATCACCGACTTGCCGGAGTCGACCAGCCGGTCCAGCAGCCCCAGCAACTGCTCGACGTCGGCGAGGTGCAGGCCCGCGGTCGGCTCGTCGAGGACGTAGACGCCGCCCTTGTCGGCCATGTGCGTGGCCAGCTTGAGGCGCTGGCGCTCGCCGCCGGACAGGGTCGTGAGGGGCTGGCCGATGGTGAGGTAGCCGAGGCCGACGTCCGTGAGCCGCTGGAGGATGCGGTGGGCGGCCGGGGTGTGCGCCTCGCCCGCGGCGAAGAACTCCTCGGCCTCGGTCACCGGCATCGCCAGCACCTCGCTGATGTCCCGGCCGCCGAGCCGGTAGTCGAGGACGGACGCCTCGAACCGCTTCCCGTCGCAGTCCTCGCAGGTGGTGGCGACGCCCGCCATCATCGCCAGGTCGGTGTAGATCACACCGGCGCCGTTGCAGGTGGGGCAGGCGCCCTCGGAGTTGGAGCTGAACAGGGCCGGCTTGACGCCGTTCTCCTTGGCGAAGGCCTTGCGGATCGGGTCGAGCAGTCCGGTGTAGGTCGCCGGGTTGCTGCGCCGGGAGCCGCGGATGGCGCCCTGGTCGACGGAGACCACCCCGGCGCCGGCCGGGATCGATCCGTGCACCAGGGAGCTCTTGCCGGAGCCCGCGACCCCGGTCACGACGGCCAGGACGCCGAGCGGGATGTCGACGTCGACGCCCTGCAGGTTGTGGGTGCTCGCGCCACGGATCTCCAGCGTGCCGGTGGGCTTGCGGACCGTGTCCTTGAGGGCGGCCCGGTCGTCGAAGTGACGGCCGGTGACGGTGCCGCCCGTCCGCAGGGCCGCGACGGTGCCCTCGAAGCAGACCGTGCCGCCGCCCGCCCCGGCGCCGGGGCCGAGGTCGACGACGTGGTCGGCGATGGCGATGACCTCCGGCTTGTGCTCCACGACGAGCACCGTGTTGCCCTTGTCGCGCAGCCGCAGCAGCAGGCCGTTCATGCGCTGGATGTCGTGCGGGTGCAGGCCGGTGGTGGGCTCGTCGAAGACGTAGGTGACGTCGGTGAGCGAGGAGCCGAGGTGGCGGATCATCTTGGTGCGCTGGGCCTCGCCGCCGGAGAGCGTGCCGGCCGGCCGGTCGAGGGAGAGGTAGCCGAGGCCGATCTCGACGAACGACTCCAGGGTGTGCAGGAGCGTGGCGAGCAGCGGCGCCACCGACGGTTCGTCGAGGCCGCGCACCCAAGCGGCGAGGTCGCTGATCTGCATCGCGCAGGCGTCGGCGATGCTGACGCCGTCGATCTTCGAGGAGCGGGCACCCTCGCTGAGCCGGGTGCCGTCGCAGTCGGGGCAGGTGGCGAAGGTGACCGCCCGCTCCACGAACTCGCGGATGTGCGGCTGCATCGACTCCTTGTCCTTGGAGAGCATCGACTTCTGGATGCGCGGGATCAGACCTTCGTAGGTCATGTTGATGCCCGCGATCTTCATCCGGGTCGGCTCCCGGTGCAGGAAATCCTGCAGCTCCTTCTTCGTGAATGTACTGATCGGCTTGTCCGGGTCGAAGAAGCCGGACTCGATGTAGAGGCGGGAGTTCCAGCCGCCGCCCTTGTAGCCGGGGACGGTGATCGCGCCCTCGTTGAGGGACAGGGTCTCGTCGTAGAGCTGGGCGAGGTCGAGGTCGGTGACGGCGCCCCGGCCCTCGCAGCGCGGGCACATGCCGCCGGTGATGCTGAAGCTGCGGCGCTCCTTCACCTTCTGCCCGGCGCGTTCGACGGTGACCGCGCCGGCCCCCCTGATCGAGGCGATGTTGAAGGAGAACGCCTTGGGCGAGCCGATGTGCGGCTTGCCCAGGCGGCTGAAGAGGATGCGCAGCAGGGCGTTCGCGTCGGTGGCCGTGCCCACGGTGGAGCGCGGGTCGCCGCCCATCCGCTGCTGGTCGACGATGATCGCGGTGGTCAGTCCTTCGAGGACGTCGACCTCGGGCCGGGCCAGGTTGGGCATGAAGCCCTGGACGAACGCGGGGTAGGTCTCGTTGATCAGCCGCTGGGACTCGGCGGCGATGGTGTCGAACACCAGTGAGCTCTTGCCCGAGCCGGAGACTCCGGTGAAGACCGTCAGCCGGCGCTTCGGGATCTCGATGCTGACGTCCTTGAGGTTGTTCTCCCGCGCGCCGTGCACGCGGATCAGGCCGTGGCTGTCGGCCTCGTGCGGCGTGGACGTCGTCTTCTCGGTCTCTGTGGCCATGCTCAAACCCGTCTCCGTCTGCTGCGCGGGGTCCTTGGTCGATCGCCGCCACGCTAGCCGGGATCGGAAGCCTAACGCTTCTCCATTCCTGACCGGCTCCCGTCTGCCATCAGCCGAACCAGTGGGTGAGCGCCGTTTCGAGGGGGGATGCCGTCGGCGGTGGACCACTGAGGATGACCTTCGCCAGGGAGAGCCCGGCGACACGGCTCACCCGGTACACGCCCCACGGGATCGAGGGGTGACCGAGGCACTGCGGGAGGCCGGCGCCGATCCGCCGGCCGCGCGTCTCACGGCGGCCCAGGTGTCGTGGAGCAGCGGCAACCGGCCGGCATGAACCGCCAGGCCCTGGCGGACGGCGCGGCCGCCGCGGCCGCTACCCGCGGGCCGTCCCGGCGGCCCGCCCGGCCTACGACCTCCTCCGCGACGGCCTGGGCTCCCGGCTCGACGGCGCACGGCGGTCCCGACGTCGCCCGTCACCCGGCGGAGCCGATGACGCGGGCGGACGGGCCCGCCGTGCTCGGCTACGAAGATTTTGCGTTCTCGCGGTACGCCCATGAACCGGCCCCCACCTGCTGCGAGTCCGCAATGTCCGCCTGTACACCCCGCAGGTGGCGGTGAGTTCACCCGGCTCCCCTTCCTCGGCAGTCTACGCGCGTGGTGTCATGCCCACGCTCACCCACCCCCCACGTGAGCGTCTACTCGACTAGGAGTCACGCACATGCTGTCGAAGCTTCTCGTTCGCGCGGGTGCCGCCCTCGCGGCCACTGCGGCCGTGGTCGCCACCGCGGTCCCCGCGAGCGCCGCGAGCTACTCCGCGTTCGCCTTCTCGCTCAGCAGCGGCGAGCCCACGATCTACGGCTTCATCAACTCGGCCACCAGCTCGCTCGACATGACGATGTACGAACTGGAGGACACCACGGCCGTCAACGACCTCATAGCCCTGAAGAACAAGGGCGTCACCGTGCGGGTCGTCCTGGATCAGGCACACAAGAGCGCCGACAACTCCGCCTACACCTCCCTCACGAACGCGGGCGTGGGTGTGGTGTGGTCGCCGTCCAGCTTCGTCTACACGCACCAGAAGACCATCACGGTCGACGGCGCCAAGTCGCTCGTGCTGACCGGCAACCTGACCTCCCAGTACTACTCGACCGGCCGGGACTACGGGGTCTTCACCGACGACACCCGGGACGTCGCGGCGATCGAGAAGGTCTTCAACGCCGACTACGCCGGCACCTCCGTCACCCCCACCGACGGCGACCACCTGCTCTGGTCCCCCACCGACTCGCGCAGCCGCCTGCTGACCGTG
Coding sequences within:
- a CDS encoding phospholipase D-like domain-containing protein; this translates as MLSKLLVRAGAALAATAAVVATAVPASAASYSAFAFSLSSGEPTIYGFINSATSSLDMTMYELEDTTAVNDLIALKNKGVTVRVVLDQAHKSADNSAYTSLTNAGVGVVWSPSSFVYTHQKTITVDGAKSLVLTGNLTSQYYSTGRDYGVFTDDTRDVAAIEKVFNADYAGTSVTPTDGDHLLWSPTDSRSRLLTVVNAATRTLDVEELEFSDSTVVNAIVARAKAGVKVRVVLETPGDYSSEVSSIKAAGGTVVGYSDPNGFYIHAKAMVADYGLSTQEVEAGSMNVSSNSLSNNRELGIILTGTGVAQSVATTVETTFNSDYAGGTAA
- a CDS encoding excinuclease ABC subunit UvrA, which encodes MATETEKTTSTPHEADSHGLIRVHGARENNLKDVSIEIPKRRLTVFTGVSGSGKSSLVFDTIAAESQRLINETYPAFVQGFMPNLARPEVDVLEGLTTAIIVDQQRMGGDPRSTVGTATDANALLRILFSRLGKPHIGSPKAFSFNIASIRGAGAVTVERAGQKVKERRSFSITGGMCPRCEGRGAVTDLDLAQLYDETLSLNEGAITVPGYKGGGWNSRLYIESGFFDPDKPISTFTKKELQDFLHREPTRMKIAGINMTYEGLIPRIQKSMLSKDKESMQPHIREFVERAVTFATCPDCDGTRLSEGARSSKIDGVSIADACAMQISDLAAWVRGLDEPSVAPLLATLLHTLESFVEIGLGYLSLDRPAGTLSGGEAQRTKMIRHLGSSLTDVTYVFDEPTTGLHPHDIQRMNGLLLRLRDKGNTVLVVEHKPEVIAIADHVVDLGPGAGAGGGTVCFEGTVAALRTGGTVTGRHFDDRAALKDTVRKPTGTLEIRGASTHNLQGVDVDIPLGVLAVVTGVAGSGKSSLVHGSIPAGAGVVSVDQGAIRGSRRSNPATYTGLLDPIRKAFAKENGVKPALFSSNSEGACPTCNGAGVIYTDLAMMAGVATTCEDCDGKRFEASVLDYRLGGRDISEVLAMPVTEAEEFFAAGEAHTPAAHRILQRLTDVGLGYLTIGQPLTTLSGGERQRLKLATHMADKGGVYVLDEPTAGLHLADVEQLLGLLDRLVDSGKSVIVVEHHQAVMAHADWIIDLGPGAGHDGGRIVFEGTPADLVTARSTLTAQHLAEYVGA
- a CDS encoding MarR family winged helix-turn-helix transcriptional regulator codes for the protein MTTTPRWLNPEERRAWLAYVQFSTHLSDHLNRQLRRDAGMTHADYSLLANLSSVEDHSLTMSELAERLKITRSRLTHAVTRLQEAGYVDRREDPVNRRNQHAVLTPAGMSLLERAAPGHVEAVRRAVFDALTPEQVTQFAAIGEAVNAALQRIDADTDEQEALPWRRR